The following are from one region of the Sphingomonas oryzagri genome:
- a CDS encoding restriction endonuclease subunit S, which translates to MARADTQTGGRNATAAIIPGDRCISVGKPLRDAANGWSWQKLTDLARLESGHTPSRKVPEYWGGDVPWIGTRDATGNHGREIFDTAERTNDLGIANSSARICPAGTICLSRTASVGYVVKMGRPMATSQDFVNWVCGDALNPDFLKYALLSETRALRMFAVGSVHPTIYFPEVKAFHLCAPSRAEQDRIVSVLQPLDDKIELNRRMNETLEAMARAIFKDWFVDFGPTLSKIEGRTPYLSSEIWALFPSKFDENELPEGWSSGTLIDIADLNSEVWGAKHHPEAIDYVDLSNTKWGTIEPATNLTWEEAPSRARRVLKSGDTIVGTVRPGNGSFAYVGADGLTGSTGFAVLRPKQIAFREATWCAATSASNIERLTHLADGGAYPAVRPELVGATEISLPSSAVMTQFSESCRPLIQRVEENKRESETLAITRDLLLPKLMSGNIHIREAEIMVAAAA; encoded by the coding sequence ATGGCACGCGCTGACACGCAGACGGGAGGACGAAACGCCACCGCTGCAATCATTCCGGGTGATCGCTGCATTTCGGTGGGAAAGCCGCTGCGCGACGCGGCGAACGGTTGGTCGTGGCAGAAGTTGACCGACCTCGCGCGACTGGAGAGCGGGCACACGCCTAGCAGGAAGGTTCCGGAATATTGGGGTGGAGACGTGCCTTGGATCGGCACGCGCGACGCTACCGGCAATCACGGACGCGAGATTTTCGATACCGCCGAACGCACGAATGATCTTGGAATTGCCAACTCATCGGCGCGAATTTGCCCGGCCGGCACGATATGCCTCTCGCGCACCGCATCTGTTGGCTATGTCGTCAAGATGGGTCGCCCGATGGCCACGAGTCAGGATTTCGTGAATTGGGTTTGCGGCGATGCGTTGAACCCTGATTTTCTGAAATACGCGCTGCTTTCCGAAACGCGGGCGCTGCGCATGTTCGCCGTAGGCAGTGTTCATCCGACGATCTATTTCCCTGAAGTGAAGGCGTTTCATCTGTGCGCGCCGTCGCGGGCCGAACAGGATCGAATTGTGAGCGTGCTTCAGCCGCTTGACGATAAGATCGAGTTGAACCGGCGGATGAATGAGACGCTGGAGGCGATGGCGCGGGCGATCTTCAAAGACTGGTTTGTTGATTTCGGTCCCACTCTCTCGAAGATCGAAGGGCGCACTCCGTATCTGTCGTCCGAAATCTGGGCGCTATTTCCTAGCAAGTTTGACGAGAACGAACTGCCGGAAGGTTGGTCGTCGGGTACGCTGATAGATATCGCCGACCTCAACTCGGAAGTCTGGGGAGCCAAGCATCATCCAGAAGCAATTGATTACGTTGATTTATCAAACACCAAATGGGGCACAATCGAGCCAGCAACCAATCTGACATGGGAAGAAGCTCCCAGTCGGGCGAGGCGGGTGCTTAAATCCGGGGACACGATTGTCGGCACCGTTCGTCCCGGCAATGGTTCGTTTGCCTATGTCGGCGCAGATGGCTTAACGGGTAGCACTGGCTTTGCGGTATTGCGGCCGAAACAAATAGCGTTTCGGGAGGCAACGTGGTGTGCGGCGACATCGGCGAGCAATATCGAGCGTCTGACCCATTTAGCTGATGGCGGAGCCTATCCAGCAGTTCGTCCCGAACTGGTCGGTGCCACTGAGATTTCCCTTCCATCCAGTGCTGTAATGACTCAATTTTCGGAGAGTTGTCGCCCCTTGATTCAAAGGGTGGAGGAGAATAAGCGAGAGAGCGAAACGCTAGCTATTACACGCGACCTTCTTCTGCCTAAGCTGATGTCCGGCAACATTCACATTCGCGAAGCCGAAATTATGGTGGCGGCCGCCGCATGA
- a CDS encoding class I SAM-dependent DNA methyltransferase, with product MPRGRPRKDSAPAQKKASNGATLGFEAQLFLAADKLRKNLEPSDYKHVALGLIFLRHISVAFEARHAELLEEDALAAEDPDEYLADNIFWVPAEARWSFLQASARQPTIGKLVDDAMQAIEDANANLKGVLPKDYNRPALDKVMLGELIDLISGIAVGEPDGKARDLLGRVYEYFLGGFAGAEGKRGGEFYTAQSVVRVLVEMIEPYKGRVYDPCCGSGGMFVQSEKFVESHGGRVGDIAIYGQESNYTTWRLAKMNLAVRGIDSDIRWNNEGSFIRDELKDLRFDYILANPPFNVSDWGGDALREDARWTFGAPPVGNANYAWLQHIHAHLAPNGVAGVVLANGSMSSGQSGEDAIRRAMIEADVVDCMIALPGQLFYSTQIPVCLWFLARNKNPGGGWRDRRGEVLFIDARKMGVMVDRVRRELTDTDIATIADTYHAWRGEAGASGYADVPGVCKSATLDEVRSQAHVLTPGRYVGAAASEEDDLPIEERLGVLTKQLDAQFLEADRLSDLIRRQLALVLS from the coding sequence ATGCCACGGGGACGGCCGCGCAAGGATTCTGCGCCGGCACAGAAGAAGGCGTCCAACGGCGCGACACTGGGTTTCGAGGCGCAGCTTTTCCTGGCCGCCGATAAGCTCCGTAAGAATCTGGAGCCGTCCGATTACAAGCATGTCGCGCTGGGCCTGATCTTTCTGCGGCACATCTCGGTCGCGTTCGAGGCTCGCCATGCGGAGCTGCTGGAGGAAGACGCGCTCGCCGCTGAAGACCCGGATGAATATCTGGCCGACAATATCTTCTGGGTGCCAGCCGAAGCGCGTTGGTCCTTCCTTCAAGCGAGCGCGCGGCAGCCGACGATCGGGAAGCTGGTCGATGACGCGATGCAGGCGATCGAAGACGCCAACGCCAATCTAAAGGGCGTGCTGCCAAAGGATTACAATCGCCCGGCGCTCGACAAGGTGATGCTGGGTGAGCTGATCGACCTGATTTCGGGCATCGCGGTTGGCGAGCCAGACGGGAAGGCGCGCGATCTGCTGGGCCGCGTCTATGAGTATTTCCTGGGCGGCTTCGCCGGGGCGGAAGGCAAGCGCGGAGGTGAATTCTACACCGCGCAATCCGTGGTGCGTGTGCTGGTCGAGATGATCGAGCCGTACAAGGGCCGCGTCTATGATCCTTGTTGCGGATCAGGCGGCATGTTCGTGCAGTCGGAAAAGTTCGTCGAAAGCCACGGTGGCCGGGTGGGCGACATCGCCATCTATGGGCAGGAAAGCAACTATACGACTTGGCGGCTGGCTAAGATGAATCTCGCCGTGCGCGGGATCGATTCTGACATACGGTGGAACAACGAAGGCAGCTTCATTCGCGATGAGCTGAAGGACCTTCGTTTCGATTACATCCTCGCCAATCCCCCGTTCAATGTGTCGGACTGGGGCGGCGACGCCTTAAGGGAAGATGCGCGCTGGACCTTCGGCGCACCGCCGGTTGGCAACGCCAACTATGCCTGGCTTCAGCACATACACGCGCATCTTGCACCCAATGGCGTTGCGGGAGTGGTGCTCGCCAATGGATCGATGTCATCCGGGCAGAGCGGTGAAGATGCGATCCGCCGTGCGATGATCGAAGCGGATGTGGTCGATTGCATGATCGCACTTCCGGGGCAGCTCTTCTATTCCACGCAGATTCCGGTTTGCCTGTGGTTTCTAGCGCGGAATAAGAATCCGGGTGGCGGCTGGCGCGATCGGCGCGGCGAAGTTCTTTTCATCGATGCCCGAAAGATGGGCGTCATGGTCGATCGCGTGCGACGCGAGCTGACCGACACAGACATCGCGACAATCGCCGATACCTACCACGCATGGCGGGGAGAAGCGGGAGCGTCGGGCTATGCTGATGTACCGGGCGTCTGCAAATCGGCGACGCTGGATGAAGTGCGATCGCAAGCCCATGTCCTTACTCCCGGCCGTTATGTCGGCGCGGCTGCATCCGAAGAGGATGACTTGCCTATCGAAGAGCGACTAGGGGTGCTGACAAAGCAACTCGATGCGCAGTTTCTGGAGGCGGATCGCCTTTCCGACCTGATACGCCGGCAGCTTGCTCTGGTGCTGTCCTGA
- a CDS encoding ankyrin repeat domain-containing protein codes for MPGDCDDLLDAAERADIAALRRAVASGADLNACGRCGESFLGEAMARVMSGENRERRCEIVTALIDLGADPAALCDEGTSILIGPIFAQDADMLRLLLERGVDPNRGCGERWESVYDTADFDYWFEAWEQIPGPSLGDPTAEERADPNAYLRFLDREAVAKGRPRPVLLAILRQHGALTGAEIARRLGGSDAKPVEWCVDRWILHEQP; via the coding sequence GTGCCGGGCGACTGCGACGATCTGCTAGACGCCGCCGAGCGTGCCGACATCGCCGCGCTTCGTCGCGCCGTGGCGTCGGGCGCTGACCTGAACGCGTGCGGCCGGTGCGGCGAATCGTTTCTCGGGGAAGCGATGGCGCGCGTGATGAGCGGAGAGAATCGCGAGCGTCGGTGCGAAATCGTCACGGCGCTGATCGATCTCGGTGCCGACCCGGCCGCGCTTTGTGACGAGGGGACGAGTATCTTGATCGGCCCTATCTTCGCGCAGGATGCGGACATGCTTCGCCTGCTACTGGAGCGCGGCGTCGATCCCAATCGCGGGTGCGGCGAGCGATGGGAAAGCGTCTACGACACGGCCGATTTCGACTATTGGTTCGAGGCGTGGGAGCAGATTCCGGGGCCATCGCTCGGCGATCCCACCGCCGAAGAGCGCGCCGATCCGAATGCCTATCTCCGCTTTCTCGATCGCGAGGCGGTGGCGAAGGGGCGGCCCCGCCCGGTGCTGCTGGCGATCCTGCGGCAGCACGGCGCGCTGACCGGCGCGGAAATCGCGCGGCGGCTCGGCGGCAGCGACGCGAAGCCAGTGGAGTGGTGTGTTGATCGGTGGATACTCCACGAGCAACCTTAA
- a CDS encoding tyrosine-type recombinase/integrase: MAKHSAANTRIKREYFQYLREARRCGIASVDAAAKAISRFEDAIGHRDFKRFHREQAVAFKRKLGEQRNDRTGKPLSKSTIDGTLRALREFFVWLAGQPGYKSQLHYADADYFNLSEKETAIARAKRPKAVPTPAQVHHVLASLPNGSAIEKRNRALIAFALLTGARDGALASFRLKHVDLVQGRVTQDGREVRTKFAKTFTTWFFPVGGDALAIVADWIGYLECDQFWSADDPLFPATEIGLGDEGGFVAAGLSRRGWSTAAPIRTIFREAFAAAGLPYFNPHSFRDMLAQFGERACRTPEEFKAWSQNLGHAHVLTTLTSYGTVPDHRQAELIRGLGEAGDMTDPLDDPKVRAVLARLLERQPA, from the coding sequence ATGGCGAAACACAGTGCCGCAAACACGCGCATCAAGCGGGAGTATTTCCAGTATCTGCGGGAGGCGCGGCGATGCGGCATCGCATCGGTGGACGCCGCCGCGAAGGCGATCAGCCGCTTCGAGGACGCTATCGGCCATCGCGATTTCAAGCGGTTCCATCGCGAACAGGCGGTGGCGTTCAAGCGCAAGCTGGGCGAGCAGAGGAACGATCGGACGGGAAAGCCGCTGAGCAAATCGACCATCGACGGTACGCTCCGCGCGCTCCGCGAGTTCTTTGTCTGGCTCGCCGGCCAGCCCGGCTACAAATCGCAGCTCCATTATGCCGATGCCGACTATTTCAACCTGTCTGAGAAAGAGACGGCCATCGCGCGGGCCAAGCGGCCCAAGGCGGTGCCGACGCCAGCGCAGGTGCATCATGTGCTCGCCAGCCTTCCCAACGGCTCGGCGATCGAGAAACGGAACCGCGCGCTGATCGCCTTCGCGCTGCTGACCGGCGCGCGCGATGGCGCGCTGGCGTCGTTCCGCCTCAAGCATGTCGATCTGGTGCAGGGGCGGGTGACACAGGATGGGCGCGAGGTTCGCACCAAGTTCGCCAAGACCTTCACGACCTGGTTCTTCCCGGTCGGCGGCGATGCGCTGGCGATCGTCGCGGACTGGATTGGCTATCTGGAGTGCGACCAATTTTGGAGCGCTGACGATCCCCTCTTTCCTGCGACCGAAATCGGGCTGGGCGACGAGGGCGGCTTCGTTGCCGCTGGGCTGTCGCGCCGGGGCTGGAGCACCGCCGCTCCGATCCGAACCATCTTCCGCGAGGCATTCGCTGCCGCCGGCCTGCCCTATTTCAACCCGCACAGCTTCCGCGACATGCTGGCGCAGTTCGGCGAACGCGCGTGCCGGACGCCGGAAGAGTTCAAGGCATGGTCGCAGAATCTTGGTCATGCCCATGTGCTGACCACGCTGACGAGCTACGGCACCGTGCCCGACCACCGGCAGGCGGAACTGATCCGGGGGCTGGGCGAGGCGGGCGATATGACCGACCCGCTCGACGATCCCAAGGTCCGGGCAGTTCTTGCACGGCTATTGGAGCGCCAGCCCGCCTGA
- a CDS encoding helix-turn-helix domain-containing protein: MAAKRINPRRIKLHHSYSVEDVARTLGVHKNSVRAWLTKGLAPIDRRRPMLFDGKVLRAFLERQRGHRKRTCLPGTMYCFRCREPRRPALAMVDYVPINAASGNLKALCDTCGTIMHRRARLSGVAAVMPGIAVHMAEASPRLRGCGSASLNCDLAKEA, encoded by the coding sequence GTGGCCGCCAAGCGGATCAATCCACGCCGGATCAAGCTGCACCACAGCTATAGCGTCGAGGATGTCGCGCGCACGCTTGGCGTTCACAAGAACAGCGTGCGTGCCTGGCTGACCAAGGGACTGGCGCCGATCGATCGCCGCCGCCCGATGCTGTTCGACGGCAAGGTGCTCCGTGCGTTTCTTGAACGCCAGCGTGGGCATCGGAAACGGACCTGCCTGCCCGGCACGATGTATTGCTTCCGCTGCCGTGAGCCGCGCCGGCCGGCGCTGGCGATGGTGGATTACGTGCCGATCAACGCGGCCAGCGGCAATCTCAAGGCGCTGTGCGATACGTGCGGGACGATCATGCACCGCCGCGCTCGGCTGAGCGGCGTGGCCGCCGTCATGCCGGGAATCGCGGTCCACATGGCGGAGGCATCGCCACGACTAAGGGGGTGCGGATCGGCCTCCCTGAATTGTGACTTGGCGAAGGAGGCCTAG
- a CDS encoding helix-turn-helix domain-containing protein, with the protein MEPVVTSINGAAKALSLGRTSIYALIAEGRLETVKLGRRTLVKTASIHALIESLPATAAK; encoded by the coding sequence ATGGAACCTGTCGTCACCTCTATCAATGGCGCCGCCAAGGCGCTCAGCCTGGGCCGCACCTCGATCTATGCGCTGATCGCCGAGGGCCGTCTGGAAACGGTGAAGCTCGGCCGGCGCACGCTGGTCAAGACGGCATCGATCCACGCGCTGATCGAGAGCCTGCCCGCCACCGCCGCGAAGTGA
- a CDS encoding tyrosine-type recombinase/integrase yields the protein MALTDVAVRSAKPREKEYKLADSAGLYLLVTPSGGKLWRLKYRMHGMERKLAIGRYPDVSLGDARKARDLAREAASGGIDPAAAKRRERIAAKVAAGTTFGDVALEYIEKAEREGRSPATINKLRWSRDWLMPALGHRPVDQVEPHELLAVLKRQEAKGNLETAKRTRAFASRVFRYAVATARAKADPAALLLGAVAAPRPTHLAAIIDPKRAGELLRAIDDYSGQPITRFALALSPHVFVRPGELRQAEWVEVDFEAAIWRIPAARMKKRREHVVPLSRQSIAILKQLQGLTGNGRYVFPALGKPTKSMSENTATAALRRMGFAADEMTAHGFRAMASTLLNESGKWSPDAIERALAHKDNDQVRAAYHRGAHWNERVAMAQWWSDHVDTLRDGGAVIPFAKFLS from the coding sequence ATGGCGTTGACGGACGTGGCGGTGCGGAGCGCGAAGCCCCGCGAGAAGGAATACAAGCTGGCGGACAGCGCCGGCCTTTACCTGCTGGTGACGCCATCGGGCGGCAAGCTCTGGCGGCTTAAGTATCGGATGCACGGAATGGAGCGGAAGCTGGCGATCGGACGCTATCCCGACGTGTCGCTTGGCGATGCTCGCAAAGCGCGCGACCTCGCCCGAGAAGCGGCGAGCGGTGGAATCGATCCTGCGGCTGCCAAGCGTCGCGAGAGGATCGCCGCCAAGGTTGCGGCGGGAACAACCTTTGGCGATGTCGCGCTCGAATATATCGAAAAGGCGGAGCGGGAGGGGCGCTCGCCTGCCACCATCAACAAGCTCCGTTGGTCGCGGGACTGGCTGATGCCCGCGCTTGGCCACCGGCCGGTCGATCAGGTGGAGCCGCACGAACTGTTGGCCGTGCTCAAGCGACAAGAAGCCAAGGGCAATCTGGAGACGGCGAAACGGACCCGCGCGTTTGCGAGCCGGGTGTTCCGCTATGCGGTGGCGACGGCGCGAGCGAAGGCCGATCCGGCGGCGCTGTTGCTAGGCGCCGTCGCGGCGCCGCGCCCGACGCATCTTGCGGCCATCATCGATCCCAAACGCGCTGGTGAATTGCTACGGGCTATCGACGATTACAGCGGCCAGCCCATCACGCGCTTCGCTTTGGCATTGTCGCCCCATGTGTTCGTCCGGCCGGGTGAACTGCGGCAGGCGGAATGGGTGGAAGTGGATTTCGAGGCGGCGATCTGGCGTATCCCCGCCGCCCGCATGAAGAAGCGCCGTGAGCATGTCGTGCCGCTGTCCCGCCAGTCGATTGCCATCTTGAAGCAATTACAGGGACTGACTGGAAACGGCCGCTATGTTTTCCCCGCGCTGGGAAAGCCAACGAAGTCGATGTCGGAGAATACGGCCACGGCGGCGCTCCGCCGTATGGGTTTCGCGGCCGACGAAATGACGGCACACGGCTTTCGCGCCATGGCCAGCACGTTGCTGAACGAATCCGGCAAATGGTCGCCCGACGCGATCGAACGGGCGCTTGCGCACAAGGACAATGATCAGGTGCGCGCTGCCTATCATCGCGGTGCCCATTGGAATGAGCGTGTCGCGATGGCGCAGTGGTGGAGTGATCACGTTGATACGCTTCGTGATGGTGGAGCCGTTATTCCCTTCGCCAAATTTCTATCGTGA
- a CDS encoding complex I NDUFA9 subunit family protein yields the protein MTRLVTVFGGGGFLGRYVAQALLQRGARVRIVERDPKRAFFVKPLGGLGQTQFIAAEVTKRQTVDRAVQGSDVVINLVGLLAGNLQGVHVDGARNIAEAAKAAGAGALVHVSAIGADAGSAVPYARTKGEGEAAVREAFAGATIIRPSIIFGSEDHFINRFAGMIQSAPAVPIMSAGTKFQPVFVADVAKAIATAALGDETFAGRTFELGGPEVLTMGELIRRTATMIGATPTFLELPDSLSGLIASFGFLPGAPITKDQWRMLKHDNVTTPGAEGLASLGVTPTPLGAVAPSWLVRYRRQGRFGAERKAG from the coding sequence ATGACTCGGCTGGTGACGGTGTTCGGCGGCGGCGGGTTCCTGGGGCGCTATGTCGCGCAGGCGCTGCTGCAGCGCGGCGCGCGGGTGCGGATCGTCGAGCGCGATCCCAAACGCGCCTTCTTCGTGAAGCCGCTCGGCGGCCTCGGCCAGACGCAGTTCATCGCCGCCGAAGTGACCAAGCGCCAGACGGTCGATCGCGCGGTGCAGGGCAGCGACGTGGTGATCAACCTCGTCGGCCTGCTCGCGGGCAACCTGCAGGGTGTGCATGTCGACGGCGCGCGCAACATCGCGGAGGCCGCCAAGGCGGCAGGCGCCGGCGCGCTCGTCCATGTCTCGGCGATCGGCGCGGATGCCGGCTCGGCGGTGCCCTATGCCCGCACCAAGGGCGAAGGCGAGGCAGCCGTGCGCGAGGCCTTCGCCGGTGCCACGATCATCCGCCCCTCGATCATCTTCGGGTCGGAGGATCATTTCATCAACCGCTTCGCGGGCATGATCCAGTCCGCGCCGGCGGTGCCGATCATGAGCGCGGGCACGAAGTTCCAGCCGGTGTTCGTGGCGGACGTCGCCAAGGCGATCGCGACCGCCGCACTGGGCGACGAAACCTTTGCCGGGCGCACGTTCGAGCTGGGCGGGCCGGAGGTGCTGACCATGGGCGAGCTGATCCGCCGCACCGCCACGATGATCGGCGCGACGCCGACCTTCCTCGAACTGCCGGATTCGCTCTCCGGGCTGATCGCGAGCTTCGGCTTTCTGCCGGGCGCGCCGATCACCAAGGATCAGTGGCGGATGCTGAAGCATGACAATGTCACGACGCCGGGTGCAGAGGGTCTCGCCTCGCTCGGCGTGACGCCGACCCCGCTGGGCGCGGTCGCGCCGTCGTGGCTGGTACGCTACCGCCGGCAGGGCCGTTTCGGCGCCGAGCGCAAGGCGGGCTGA
- a CDS encoding undecaprenyl-diphosphate phosphatase — protein MMILQPIVLGIVEGLTEFLPVSSTGHLILAGALLGYDDTAWATFDIVIQLGAILAIVVLYWRTFWAVLMGLMARRPESIRFVRNILLAFLPAAVIGLALHKKIEALLSKPKLVCVALIVGGIAILIIERLAKRQTISGVADVPAKTTLGIGIVQCLAMIPGISRSGATIMGALSLGVERRTAAEFSFFLAIPTMLGATVVELAKKPVPLAPGVVHVGAGEIAIGFVVSFLVALVVVKAFVGIVTKHGFGPFAWYRIVAGAGALAWLMMK, from the coding sequence ATGATGATCCTGCAGCCCATCGTCCTCGGCATCGTCGAGGGCCTCACCGAATTCCTGCCCGTCTCCTCGACCGGCCACCTGATCCTCGCGGGCGCGCTGCTCGGCTATGACGACACCGCCTGGGCGACGTTCGACATCGTCATCCAGCTCGGCGCGATCCTGGCGATCGTGGTGCTCTACTGGCGGACTTTCTGGGCGGTGCTGATGGGCCTGATGGCCAGGCGGCCCGAATCGATCCGCTTCGTGCGCAACATCCTGCTCGCCTTCCTGCCCGCCGCCGTGATCGGTCTCGCGCTCCACAAGAAAATCGAGGCGCTGCTGTCCAAGCCCAAGCTGGTCTGCGTGGCGCTGATCGTCGGCGGCATCGCCATCCTGATCATCGAGCGGCTGGCCAAGCGGCAGACCATATCCGGCGTGGCGGACGTGCCGGCCAAGACCACGCTCGGCATCGGCATCGTCCAGTGCCTCGCGATGATCCCCGGCATCAGCCGATCGGGCGCGACGATCATGGGCGCGTTGTCGCTGGGCGTCGAGCGGCGCACGGCGGCCGAGTTCAGCTTCTTCCTCGCCATCCCGACGATGCTGGGCGCGACCGTGGTCGAGCTCGCCAAGAAACCCGTGCCGTTGGCACCGGGCGTCGTCCATGTCGGCGCAGGCGAGATCGCGATCGGCTTCGTCGTCTCCTTCCTAGTCGCGTTGGTGGTGGTGAAGGCGTTCGTCGGCATCGTGACCAAGCATGGCTTCGGCCCCTTCGCCTGGTATCGCATCGTCGCCGGCGCCGGCGCGCTGGCGTGGCTGATGATGAAATAG
- a CDS encoding NAD(P)-dependent oxidoreductase, with translation MAAENPMLKFVGTGQAYPEKRAPEVRAEDFAEITKAYLAAKAEEQAGRCSQCGVPYCSTHCPLHNHIPDWLRLTAEGRLREAYELSAATSTMPEICGRICPQDRLCEGNCVIEFSGHGAVTIGSIEKFITDTAWKEGWVEPITPVRDRSGQSVGIIGAGPAGLTAAEYLRGHGYEVHVYDRHDRAGGLLVYGIPGFKLEKEVVTRRFERLRDSGIRFHLSFEVGKDATLADLRKKHDALLIATGVYKARAIKAPGVGAGGVVKALDYLIASNRVGFGDAVPDFETGALNAKGKNVVVVGGGDTAMDCVRTAIRQGAKSVKCLYRRDRANMPGSQREVANAEEEGVEFVWLSAPDAFDGDAKVSGVRASRMRLGAPDASGRRAPEADPGTEFRLDADLVIQALGFDPEDLPQMFGAPELSVTRWGTLRVDHKTMQTSLPGVFAAGDIVRGASLVVWGVRDGRDVSERMHAWLKDKAKAAKPAETVAA, from the coding sequence ATGGCTGCTGAGAATCCGATGTTGAAGTTCGTGGGGACGGGGCAGGCCTATCCCGAAAAGCGCGCGCCCGAAGTGCGTGCCGAGGACTTCGCCGAGATCACCAAGGCGTATCTCGCCGCCAAGGCCGAGGAGCAGGCCGGGCGTTGCTCGCAATGCGGCGTGCCGTACTGCTCGACCCACTGCCCGCTCCACAACCATATTCCGGACTGGCTGCGGCTCACCGCCGAGGGGCGCCTGCGCGAAGCCTATGAGCTGTCCGCCGCCACCTCGACCATGCCCGAGATCTGCGGCCGCATCTGCCCGCAGGATCGGCTGTGCGAAGGCAATTGCGTCATCGAATTTTCCGGCCACGGCGCCGTCACCATCGGTTCGATCGAGAAGTTCATTACCGACACCGCCTGGAAGGAAGGCTGGGTCGAACCGATCACGCCTGTGCGCGATCGCTCCGGCCAGTCGGTCGGCATCATCGGCGCGGGGCCGGCGGGGCTGACGGCGGCCGAATATCTGCGCGGCCATGGCTATGAGGTGCATGTCTACGACCGGCACGACCGCGCCGGCGGCCTGCTCGTCTACGGCATCCCCGGCTTCAAGCTGGAGAAGGAAGTCGTCACCCGCCGCTTCGAACGGCTGCGCGACAGCGGCATCCGCTTCCACCTGAGCTTCGAGGTCGGCAAGGACGCCACCCTGGCCGATCTCCGCAAGAAGCATGATGCGCTGCTCATCGCCACCGGCGTCTACAAGGCGCGCGCGATCAAGGCGCCGGGCGTCGGCGCGGGCGGCGTGGTGAAGGCGCTCGACTATCTGATCGCCTCCAATCGCGTCGGCTTCGGCGATGCGGTGCCCGACTTCGAGACCGGAGCGCTCAACGCCAAGGGCAAGAATGTCGTCGTGGTCGGCGGCGGCGACACCGCGATGGATTGCGTGCGCACCGCGATCCGCCAGGGCGCGAAGTCGGTGAAGTGCCTCTACCGCCGCGACCGCGCCAACATGCCCGGCTCGCAGCGCGAGGTGGCGAACGCCGAGGAGGAAGGCGTCGAATTCGTCTGGCTCTCCGCGCCGGATGCCTTCGACGGCGATGCCAAGGTCAGCGGCGTGCGTGCGTCCCGGATGCGGCTCGGTGCCCCGGATGCCTCGGGCCGCCGCGCGCCGGAGGCCGATCCGGGTACCGAATTCCGCCTCGACGCCGATCTCGTCATCCAGGCGCTCGGCTTCGATCCCGAGGACCTGCCGCAGATGTTCGGCGCGCCCGAGCTTTCGGTCACCCGCTGGGGCACGCTGCGCGTCGACCACAAGACGATGCAGACCTCGCTGCCGGGCGTCTTCGCGGCGGGCGACATCGTGCGCGGCGCCAGCCTCGTCGTCTGGGGCGTCCGCGACGGCCGCGATGTGTCCGAGCGGATGCACGCCTGGCTCAAGGACAAAGCGAAGGCCGCGAAACCGGCCGAGACGGTGGCGGCGTGA